gacgcttagccaaaacactcgacgtcatacctgggctagggtacgcgatatatgcagacgatattaccctatgggcaaccagcggctcgttaggacaaaaagaagaaatcctgcaagaagcagcgaccgctGTTGAagccttcgctcgcagcagtggaatgagctgcgctcccgataaatcagaatttatcaggatacgagggcgaggccgtcaaactcacgagccggtgaacctctttctaggagacagccagataaaggaagtccagaaaatgcgagtcctcggactgtggctgcaaagcaacaaacgagtagaccacaccattaaaacccttaggactacggtgaaacagatctcccgtatgatccgtagagtaacttatcaccgaaaaggtttcaaggaaacagagacgatccggctcgttcaggcttttgtgctaagtcgtctcacatatagcctccctttccaggaccccacgaaaacagaactaaaggccctagatgcgttgattagaacgtcgtacaaagcggctctcggcctaccacagggaacctctactgaacgcctgctggccctcgggattcacaataactacgaggagctacgggcagcgacgctcatatctcaacgggagcggcttagcttaacctcctctggcagaaaattactttgccgcgtgggctaccctactcgtccacagtatgcgggagaagaactcgaatctctgcccagagtccttcgtgaaaggatcatagtagccccaatcccttagaacatgagtccaaaataccaccagggacgtagaaatgctcgagctcgaaagttaatgcagcaattcgatggaaacccggatacagtctacacagatgtcgctcgatgtggtgcttacaaatacgccctcgcagtggtaggagcggccgcaaatcaagggcttgtgacttgtgccacggctagagttgcatctgcgaataccgcagaagcttcagccatcgtgctagctattaaaactaaggacgccctgggacaatcgtcgataactcttacagattcccaagtcgcatgtagactattcctcaccgggaggctaccacacagcaccaatcacctattaggatccaacctaacgcagaaacacatgatcatctggtgcccgggtcacgcaggactcgagggcaatgagagagcggacggcgcagctcgtgcttttgtcaaccgagcggccgaccactctgacgaaaacccctttttaccacgagacatccttgagcaccagcggcgcgagcgaagaaagtacagtccaccacaccctgacctatccaggcaggactcttatgactggcgccgaatacagacgcacacatttccaaacctttatttgaaaaatgccattcacccaacgctgtacagcgctcgctgtccttggtgcggaggccggccaactctcgcccacattacgtgggactgccagaacaggccacccgaAATTAATACACCAacaatagccggcaaactttccggaagggagcagtgggagacttggctcgccagcgaggatcgggagatgcaactagcgcttctcgaccaagcacggcggaccgctcaagccagtggggccctggactaggggctccacccactcgctttctgcatttttttcttttaaataaacgttttgatatatatatatatatatatatatatatatatatatatatatatatatatatatatatatattagttcaTGCAGTCTATAGCTGTGACCGCGGTTTTAGCATGCCCAAATAGACCACTTGATTGAGAGGATCGTTTAAACTATTTAATACGTGGGCAGCGTAGGTTATGCGATATTTATGGTCTCAGCACAACACTCTTGATGTAGTGCACATTGTATTTAGGTGCAAACTGTTTTCGTCCCCACGACCCACTGTGTTTCTTTTGGTTTTTGTTTTTGACATAAAAGATTTCGCAGATTGAGCGCCCCCAGCAGCTTGTATATAATTAAATCTTCGCAATTCAGCCCCCGTAAAACAATCTTGCAATCATGCAGCGAAAAACGAGGTCTTTATGTCGAACGTTGTGGCCACACAGTTCGGTCTTCAtcagggatatatatatatatatgtacatatatatacaaaAATTATGTTTATCAGAAAACCTGGCTTACATATGATCTGCCAAGCTTGATTCTCGAGCGCTGCGTTTCCGCGCGGTCTCGCTTAACTAGCTACGCCTAGTGCAGCTTCTagtcccggctacggcggccgcctttcgatggggtctaaatgcgaaaacactcttgtacttagatttatgcgcccgttaaagaacctcagatcgtctaaattattccggagttcctcactacggcgtgcctcattatcagatcgtagttttcgcacgtaaaatcccatagtttaatttttttttaactctccAGGCTCGGCAACGTACGACGCACGCTTTGTATATGACCGCCGAAGCAGATGTAATTCGGATCACGCGGTACATTTCCGCTAAATTTTTCACATTACTCGCTATGATAAATATGCTGCCCTCCTCGCTTGGGAGAAAGTGTGGTAGGAAGCAAAAAAATGAATAGTAGCTGCAATACCATCGCACGTCCTTTCAAATCACAGACGCTGTAGAGCGGAAAGAGGGCTGCCGAAAGCGCACTTGCTAGCTCCGGGCTTAGAGTTCCGGTTAGGCGACATTTAGTAAGAGGAAAGCGCAGACATTCGTCAACAGAAATCCCAGctgtgaggaaaaaaaagaatgaattgaGCTGGCAGCTGAAATCACATTGCTCTCGTGTGCTGAACAAAGCGACGGGTACCTATTTTTCAGCGCCCCCCGCCCCCGCTCTCCCGcctcctttaattttttttcttgcttgggACGTCGCTACAAAGCTGGCTGTTGTGAGGAAACCTACAAAAGCGCGCTTGACGATGCACGAACATATTGACGACCCGTAAAGGCGAAAGTACAGGTCAGCGATGCATATACGAACGAATTTGATTTCTTGTCTTCTGTGTTTCGCCCATGAATGATTTATTCTACATAAACGCGGACATGAATAAATGAATCTGTTGCATGGCAAGATATCGCTCGGGCCTAGTTGGGTTACAATCAAGGTACATGAAAAGCAGTTATTTTTGGAGCCGTCTGGTGTGCTCTGTCTCGCAAGCATAGTCCCGTAAAATCCATAGGGCCCCCCGTTCTGTTAACATCGTCAGACATTTTTGTCGAATCTTGGAATCCAGTCACAGTGGGACTTTTATGTAACTACTTATCCATGTACCGGCCATGCCCGCCGCTGACTTTGCAACTGTTCTGTAGTGTCGAACACATGtgcagataagaaaaaaaaaagaagaagggaaCAAAAATGGACGAAGCGAACTATGGCACAGGACAGTTTTCTGACCCTGTGTTCGCCTGCTTCAATTTGCTTTTGACAAAGCCCCAACAAATGGGCTAGTGGCACTCGCACACTTTAAAGGAATTCTGTCAACGCTAACTAGGCGTAATCAACCCTAAAAACAATACCGTGCTTCATTCGCCAGAATTGCTACGGTGGTGTTCCTCGCGCTAACTTGTTAATGCACGTTAAGTGGCCGTTTAAGTATGGAAAAATGCGGTGGCGCACGTTGCGATGCAGGAATAAaaagcaaaaacgaaaaaaaaagacaaagcgcGACGTCTTGCACCCATATTCATGCGCGACTTATGCTACTGAATTCGCCGCTCTGAGCCCTGTGTGGGATGAAACCGCCGCACAAAGAAAGCGAGCGCAGCGGAAGCGATCATTCCTCATTAGTGCTTTAACTGCGTCGGCGTGACCCGTACGTCCCATTCCGCATTGCAGCCCAGCCACATAATCCATCCAATCAACAAACGAATGTTCTTGTGACCCAAGTTGAGCCGATCGTTTTTCAGTGGCACGTGCACGTACAAGCTTCTATTTACGTACTAAATAAGAGGCATAGTTGGTGCCCATGGAGAGCGATGACAGCGGAGAGTGATGCCCCCAGGGAGCGTCGCTGTACGCGAATATGACTACGCAACGCAAACGCAGAGCCGTTAATCGAGACGTGGTGGTTTTCGAATCATATATCCCTTTCCGACCCAGCGACCACTACACTGGACATAACAAGAAAAGGGATAAAAAAAGCGAACGAAGCCAAAATCGAAACCGAAACCATTTCCACGGCTTCCTGAAAAGACGACGAATATCTAGATCGAGATAGTTCCTCTTTCGGCCGCATCTTCTCAGGAGGGCAGCACCGAGTAATGGCGTCCTCCACGAGCAAACAGCCGCACGCAACGTGCTCAAGTAAGTAATTTGTTTTTACATTTTCTCCTCACttaattcaaataaataaattcgtGCGAGCTAAATAAGCTCTATTTGAAACAATGTGGTTAAAAGTTTGCCCTAGTTATTAGTGGTTTTTCCGCAATGCGGCAATGTTTTTTTGTCCAGTGTACTGGTCACTGGGATTCAACTGGCGCGTTTTGTTGATGTCCCCGTGCAATCAGGTTGCGTTTAGATTTCATTTTTTCTGGTGGTAAAATTGCATGACGCCTAGTGTCGTGGTAGGAATACATTGATGGGGATTTTTCATACAAGTAACATAATTTTGAGCACTATTTGGTTGTTTTGTTTGCAGAAAAGACGCTCACCAATGAAGAAATTCAAGAGCTTTTGTTTGGGGACCAGTCCGACCTAGACGTCGATTCGGACTCGGGCGATGAAGCGGAGAAATTCCAGCCGGAATCCCTACTGGACGAAAGCAGCGACGATTCTTCGAGTGGAGATGAAAGTGGTCAAAACGAAAAGTTTGAGAAAGTATCTCAACCACAACGTTCCCGCCAAAAAGTCGCACAGTCGTGGACGGCACAGGCATTTTCAGCACCGATTGACATAGAAAGAACCGCACCCGCGCAACACTGTCAAGAGCCCCAGACGCCTTTGACATATTTTAAAGAATATTTTGAAGACGACTTTTGGGAGTTCGCAGCAACCAGAACGAACTTGTACTGAATTCAGACGAATGGGACCACCCTAGGTATGACAGCCAAAGAAGCCAAAGCTCTTTTTGGAATGCACATTGTAATGGGCAACCTGAAGTTCCCTCAGGCCCGCATGTATTGGGCAGCAGCAACTCGAGTATCAATAATTGCGGATGCCATGCCTAGAGATCGCTTTTTCCGTCTCAGAAACGCGTTGCACGTCTGCAACAACGACACTGACTATGATGAAAGCAACTGATGCTGGAAGGTTCAGGCCCTCCTAGACCGTGTGAGGAAAGCCTGTCTGAAAATTCCCAGGTCTAATGCAGCCTGTGTAGACGAACAGATGATTCCGTTTACAGGCAGAACAGAACTGCGTCAGTATGTTCGGGGGAAGCCAAACCCGACCGGACTCAAGAACTTTGTACTTGCTGACTCTCTCGGTAGGGTATTGGACTTTGAAATCTACCAGGGTGCCACAACACCAATTCCCACTGAGCACAGAGATCTCGGAATCGGCGGGGGAATTGTCATGCGACTTGCAGACTCAATGCCTCGAGGAAATGACTGCGTCTTGTGCTTTGACAGATTTTTCACGTCCGTACCGCTAATTGAGCGCCTTCTTGAGAAGGAAATGTTCGGTCATGGTACAGTGATGACAAATAGAGTCAAGACAGCTCTCAAATCCGATAAAGAGCTACTTGCTGAAGGACGCGGATCGAGTCATGAGAAGGTGAGCGCTGACGGAAAATTGCTGGTGGTGAAATGGATGGATACGCGGTCAGTTACGCTGCTGTCTTCATGTTGTGGAGCTGAGTCAGTTGACTCTACTAAGCGCTACgacaagaaacagaaaaaatacGTTGAAGTCAAAAGACCTGCAAGCGTCCGATTCTACAACACTAACAAGGGAGGAGTTGACCTGAACGACTTTCTCATCAGTCTGTATCGCATAAAAATGAAAACTAAGAAATGGTCTGTAAAAGTCATTTTCCACTTCACCGATCTCGCCTTGGTTAACAGCTGGCTGAGTTACAAAGAAGACGCCAAAGAGGCAGGCTACACGAAGAGTCAAGTGCTTCACCTGCTAGACTTCAGGATGCAGGTGGCAGAAGCTCTTATCAGGGGCTCCCAAGAAAGAAAACGGCGTGGTAGGCCATCTACAGATGCTACTGTTCAACACGAACACCATCATAGGGCTGCCGTACAAATACCAGGCCCTGACCTGCGTTTTGATCAAGTAGGCCATTGGCCAGATCCGCAAGTGATGGCAAATTCCGCTAGGTGTCGACTGCCAGAATGCAAGGCAAAGTCGCAAGTTCAGTGCACAAAATGCAAAGTCTTTCTTTGCTTAAAGACAAGCAAAAACTGTTTTCGCGATTTCCACAGCAAGTAAGCGCCAGAGTTGACATTAAGTTTTAATGTTTCATCGAGCACAAAGAGGATAATGCAAGACCCTGTCCCTCCAAGTGCAAGTACCTACTTTTTCTTAAGTCATTCACTACTGTGTTTGTGATTCTAAGAACCGCTGTGCTCTTGAGATGACAGACGTACAGCATTGTCGCATCAATGAGCAAAGCAGATTATGTGCAACAAATAAATCCCAGTGTCCACTATACTGGACATGCTTCTCCATTGAAAACCAGTGTACTTATTGtcttcataatttttttacaCACTCTTTAATAGCTTCTTAACAGCAAAAAACcatcagcaattttttttctcgcccgCAAAAAAATTCGGGATTCAAAGGGATATGTTGGAAAGCTAGAACCCGTGGtctttgtaaatatattttttgtatttgccgtattcagaaatgcaacttaacttgaagctcatgcttgactttatataaatgacgcctggtgcgaacgtgctgatgacgctcattgcgttttttttggtgcgttgacgacaggcgtcgtttaaatcaagtcaagcacgggcttcaaattaagatgcatttctgaatacgggggtaagaactgagtacgtgtgggagggaaaCCAttcacaaggacactataaacggtctctcaAGCCGGTGCACTTGAAGTACTGCACTAGGCGTGCGAGAAAACTACGCACATGAATACGTCAGCCATCTCGGCTCACCGAGGCTTTGCGCCAGGCACAGATTACCTCCGAGATAGCGCGAGCGGACCACGTATATGCTCAGCCGCACCGTGCACAGCCCCGGCTGGGCCAAATGTAGAGCCGCATaagaacacagaaaatggccgCTGTTAATTTCAATGTCAACCGCGAAACCCGACAAAAGATTGAGGTCAGCACTACAAGACGTTAAGTGCAACATCCAGCGTGATACACCTCGAGCGAATGCTACCTCTCCTGTATTGCGATATTAACGATTGCTCTGAGTAGCCCGCTCCCATTGCcgcaaacgacaaaaaaaaatctgTCTTTAGCCCCCACTACACGTGGTTCGAATTGAAGTTTCCTGCAAGCAAAATTCCCTCTCTTTACGCAGTCGAAAATACTATCAAGGTGACGTTTACTTTGCAGACAGGTGGGGAAATAAACATTTATAATTTAAAACAGATGATATCCTGGGAGACAGAAATCTAATGCCGAAATTTTGCACTCaggatctgttttttttttcaaagcatatCCATGCCCTATGATAAAAATtattaaaataaaacatttctaACCCACTACCTTGCAAGTAGCGATATTATAGAAAAGACTGGAAACTATTCAAATGAGAATTATTTGGTGTAAGCGAAGTTCTTTGAAAAAATATAACATCCTGATTAACTTGATTAGATAGGTAATACAAACGATCTTTGTGAAGTATGCAATTTAGTCTTTGTATGCTAGAGTACTGAATGCAGTGACCTCTGAAATAGACGCACAGACGCTTACACTCCGTGAGTCTGCGGGTGCCCGGAAACCCCGCACAAGTTATTCACCTCCAAAGCTGCGCTTGCTTGTTCAACTTCGAAGCGCACATTACCGCGAGTGCATGAGTTCAATCCACAGAGATGGCAGGGACAATGTTTCGTTTTTTCTCGTCATATGGCAATGGTTAAGCTGAGTATAAGACGGTAGCCTGACGACTGCGAGAGCATTATGATGACAACGCAACTGAAACGACGAACGTACCTACATAAACAGCAAACCCTGTTTCGAACGACCAACGGCGGTCACAACTTAAAACATCAAAAAATAAAACGGAACTATGATGGAAATAACATCGTTACATAGAAATCCTGTTTCGCAACATCGCCTTTAGGCAAACTTGTTCAACCATGCATCGCAGTTAAAACGGGCGTGAGGACACTGCACCATGGCGGTCGAATTTTCGAACACACCCTACAAGGCTCCGCAGGCGCTGTCGTAGCAAGTCGGAAACTGCGTGCTCCGCCATCGATCGGGGTATCTTTATCTCATACACGATGGTTTCAAAGAAACACCGCCCTGCATAATGCATAAGGGTGTAATTCGTTACTTTCGGCAGATGCGTCTTTATACATTTAAACTTGTTACAAACGCCCTGTTATCTAAGACTATACGAACTTCAAGGAATTCATTGTTCTACAACGTGCGCTTGCATTGTAGCCTTCGGCTTTATTTGTAACTGCGCCAAAAACGTTGCGAGTCTGCCAAAACGACGAGAAAGTCCTGCCATATGTGTCTATTGAGAAGACAAACACTGAGATGTGATAGCTGTAAGTTATTCTCCGCATGTGCAATTAGAAGCACATGTTCTTTGAAGCGATCTTACGTCATGATTCGTTCCTCCCTTCTTCTTTGCCCGAATCCCATTCAAAGTTTCGTCTTTCGTTTCCCCAATGAACCTCCAATACTGAAGGCCGGTCGTCGCCGCTTTTGATTTAGCGTCGCTCTTTGTCTTAGTTCGATAGGCAGCGCGGTCCTTTGTTAACACGTGGTCCAGCGGGGCACCCATCAGTTCGGTGCGCTGGAATATGCCCTCCGGGTCGGTGCTCTTTGCGATTCGCTCTTTGAATTATGCAGCTGTCGTCGATGTGAACTGTAATGAAATAGGACTTTGTCAGAATGTTCGCAAACATAATGTCAAATCTTTTCCACTATAGGCTCAGACTGCAGTATCATAGTGCCGAATATGTAAAAGAAATGAAGTGCGTTTTCAGAGCTAGTCTTAGAGAAAACGACGGAGAGGGCAAGAACAAACAGTTCTAACAGGTCACGGCCTCGTGTCTTTCTTATTTTAGATCTTCAAAAAGATAATGCCATCAGCGATGACGAGAACTAATCAAATACACAACCAGAAGATGCATCGCGATCACAAATCAAAGTTGAGACCAACTCGCTTCAGTTTTTTGCTTAACTCGCCACCGGCAACCAGAGGACCTATAATATTACCCAGAACACAGAAAACAAAAGCACAAGAGAGAAGGTAATGAAACGCTGCAACAGCTCTTTATAGCACCAAATATATTGATCGGAACCTCGATTGCGCTAGAGTGGATCTGTCACTGCTATACCAGGCGTGTTATATCGTTCAAGGGTCATACAAAATGTATGCAAGCTTCCGAGTCTTTCTTCTGCTGTTGAAGGTGGAGTCAAGGACAGAGAAAAGGGACCACCCAGAATAAGAAAACGTGGACAATCGCCCGCCGGAATACGTATCTGCCGCGCAGGTGGGTCGATAAACATTTCCTCGCCGCACGCGATGAGGCGAACTTAACGAAATGCGAATCGAAGGGCGCGAACGAAAGACACGTACGTGCGCAAGGTTGAATGATTAAATTGCATTTCCCACAAAAATTGCTACTACTGACATGTATTTTACTATTTGATCCAAGTGCTCTGCCAGCTATGCTCGTAAACAACACTTACGGTTGGCAACATTGGGAATTTTCGGTGACACGACGGAGCAACAAGGGCAAAGGGACAGACAATCCCAAATTAAGGAAGAAAACTCCCGTCACCTGCATGTGCAGACTGCGtaacgttaagaaataaaaatgaaattggAGACGAGCCCGTCCTTGACGGCGCTATAGCTCAGCGGGTGTTGGGCGTGGTCCTTTGAAGCAGAGCTGACCAAGTATGCAAAGAGCGTTCGGAAGTCGAGACAGCCTGGTGAGGACAGATCTATGGGCTTTCGTTGCTGCACAATTGTGCAAGCGCCACGCTCAAAGAAAGCATAATGAATAGCCAGTTTGACAATGTTCTTTCATATGAAAGCATGATGTATTAAAGACAATCGCAAAGGGGGCACAGTTACCGACGTTTCAAGTCGTACTGATTCCTTCAGTCAGCGTTTCAGGACGTGCGCGACTTACCAGCCGTTTTGACTTACCAGCTACGACGCTGTTGGAGTGATTGAGAAATCGAAAGACTGGCTCCATTGCTGCGGCAGGCGCCGTTCTTTGGGCACCGAGCGCATGCTTAAACGTATGTGTAATGTGATTTCAAGGCATTGACGATATTTTATTTTCCTTGGGGTTAGTCATTACATGTTCCCTAGAGAAGGGAATGGCGGGGGGAGGGGGATTCTTGGTTTTGTGTGCGAAATCACTCACCGGCGCgatcgctcgctcgctcgctcgctcactcactcactcactcactcactcactcactcactcactcactcactcactcactcactcactcactcactcactcactcactcactcactcactcactcactcactcactcactcactcactcactcactcactcactcactcactcactcactcactcactcactcactcactcactcactcactcactcactcactcactcactcactcactcactcactcactcactcactcactcactcactcactcactcactcactcactcactcactcactcactcactcactcactcactcactcactcactcactcactcactcactcactcactcactcactcactcactcactcactcactcactcactcactcactcaatatGTATGTTT
This Dermacentor albipictus isolate Rhodes 1998 colony chromosome 1, USDA_Dalb.pri_finalv2, whole genome shotgun sequence DNA region includes the following protein-coding sequences:
- the LOC139057717 gene encoding piggyBac transposable element-derived protein 3-like, with the protein product MIPFTGRTELRQYVRGKPNPTGLKNFVLADSLGRVLDFEIYQGATTPIPTEHRDLGIGGGIVMRLADSMPRGNDCVLCFDRFFTSVPLIERLLEKEMFGHGTVMTNRVKTALKSDKELLAEGRGSSHEKVSADGKLLVVKWMDTRSVTLLSSCCGAESVDSTKRYDKKQKKYVEVKRPASVRFYNTNKGGVDLNDFLISLYRIKMKTKKWSVKVIFHFTDLALVNSWLSYKEDAKEAGYTKSQVLHLLDFRMQVAEALIRGSQERKRRGRPSTDATVQHEHHHRAAVQIPGPDLRFDQVGHWPDPQVMANSARCRLPECKAKSQVQCTKCKVFLCLKTSKNCFRDFHSK